Proteins encoded in a region of the Longimicrobium sp. genome:
- a CDS encoding sensor histidine kinase, whose protein sequence is MISSHEPLARTMANSVRDARESLVGRWLERIVDRVAIHPTNIFPSEELLNHVPLLVDGIADYVGDVAAEITADVPVVAKAMELGALRHAQGFEAHQILKEYEILGGILFDHLAETAERMGPGCSPAELLACSHRVFRAVAVIQQYTTNHFLSLAEARVREREDRLRAFNRSLTHEMKNRINTVRGANEMLREEWVGSVASQREKFTDIIARNADGMQSVLEDLLELSRVETDGGQASRNILLYDAAAEVARQLRDFAEARRVRVELAPDLPIVEVPAAAVELCLTNYVSNAIKYRDPGKPDHWVRVEGTVRDGDPCEVIVRVRDNGLGVPEEARPELFRRFFRAHEGTVTGEEGTGLGLAIVRETIESVGGRAWAEFDPTDGTVFAISFPCLIAEVLPATGGLSV, encoded by the coding sequence ATGATCTCCTCCCACGAACCTCTTGCGCGGACGATGGCCAACAGCGTCCGCGACGCCCGCGAATCGCTGGTGGGACGCTGGCTGGAGCGGATCGTGGACCGCGTGGCGATTCATCCCACCAACATCTTCCCCTCCGAAGAGCTGCTGAACCACGTACCGCTGCTGGTGGACGGGATCGCGGACTACGTGGGCGACGTCGCCGCCGAGATCACGGCGGACGTGCCGGTGGTGGCGAAGGCGATGGAGCTGGGGGCGCTTCGCCACGCGCAGGGCTTCGAGGCGCACCAGATCCTCAAGGAGTACGAGATCCTCGGCGGGATCCTCTTCGACCACCTGGCGGAGACGGCGGAGCGGATGGGCCCCGGCTGCTCGCCCGCGGAGCTCTTGGCCTGCTCGCACCGCGTGTTTCGCGCGGTGGCGGTGATCCAGCAGTACACCACGAACCACTTCCTCTCGCTGGCCGAGGCGCGGGTGAGGGAGCGCGAGGACCGGCTGCGCGCCTTCAACCGCTCGCTCACGCACGAGATGAAGAACCGCATCAACACCGTGCGCGGCGCCAACGAGATGCTGCGCGAGGAGTGGGTGGGGAGCGTCGCGTCACAGCGGGAGAAGTTCACGGACATCATCGCCCGCAACGCGGACGGCATGCAGAGCGTTCTGGAAGACCTGCTGGAGCTCTCGCGCGTGGAGACGGACGGCGGGCAGGCGTCTCGCAACATCCTCCTGTACGATGCCGCCGCGGAGGTGGCGCGCCAGCTCCGCGATTTCGCGGAGGCGCGACGCGTGCGCGTGGAGCTCGCGCCCGACCTGCCCATCGTGGAGGTCCCCGCCGCGGCCGTGGAGCTGTGCCTCACCAACTACGTGTCGAACGCAATCAAGTACCGCGACCCCGGGAAGCCGGACCACTGGGTGCGCGTGGAGGGCACCGTGCGCGACGGCGACCCGTGCGAGGTGATCGTGCGGGTGCGCGACAATGGCCTGGGAGTGCCTGAGGAGGCGCGCCCGGAGCTCTTTCGCCGCTTCTTCCGCGCCCACGAGGGCACCGTCACCGGCGAGGAGGGCACCGGCCTGGGCCTGGCCATCGTGCGCGAGACCATCGAGTCGGTGGGCGGCCGCGCCTGGGCCGAGTTCGACCCCACGGACGGCACCGTGTTCGCCATCTCGTTCCCCTGCCTGATCGCCGAGGTGTTGCCGGCGACGGGCGGTCTTTCCGTTTGA
- a CDS encoding metal ABC transporter permease, translating into MIIAPEQEIQWIAAVTAAACALPGVFLVLRRMALMSDAISHSILLGIVLAFFATGNIASPLLIAAAAATGVLTVTLVELLHRTRRVKEDAAIGLVFPALFSVGVILISRYAGNVHLDVDAVLLGELAFAPFNRYSWGGMDLGPRTLWVMGAILLLNAAFIGAFFKELKLTTFDTALAGALGFAPGALHYAFMTLVSITAVGAFDAVGSVLVVALMIAPPAAAYLITDRLPRMMALSVAIGVASALAGYWMSYLLDVSIAGSMATCTGVAFFLAFLLAPERGVVAVARRRARQRWEFAQAILTIHLLDHEGSPQAAVESRERHLHEHLRWAPDFARVVVRRAESAGLLTRTGEHLALTDEGRASARETMANV; encoded by the coding sequence ATGATCATCGCGCCCGAGCAGGAGATCCAGTGGATCGCGGCCGTCACCGCCGCGGCCTGCGCCCTCCCCGGCGTCTTCCTGGTGCTGCGCAGGATGGCGCTGATGAGCGACGCCATCTCGCACTCCATCCTCCTGGGGATCGTTCTCGCCTTCTTCGCGACCGGCAACATCGCCTCGCCGCTCCTGATCGCCGCGGCGGCGGCCACCGGCGTGCTCACGGTGACGCTGGTGGAGCTCCTCCACCGCACGCGCCGCGTCAAGGAAGACGCCGCCATCGGCCTCGTCTTCCCCGCGCTCTTCAGCGTGGGCGTCATCCTGATCTCGCGCTACGCCGGCAACGTGCACCTGGACGTGGACGCGGTGCTGCTGGGGGAGCTGGCCTTCGCCCCCTTCAACCGCTACTCCTGGGGCGGCATGGACCTGGGCCCGCGCACGCTCTGGGTGATGGGCGCCATCCTCCTGCTGAACGCCGCCTTCATCGGCGCGTTCTTCAAGGAGCTGAAGCTCACCACCTTTGACACCGCGCTGGCCGGTGCCCTCGGCTTCGCGCCGGGCGCGCTGCACTACGCCTTCATGACGCTGGTCTCGATCACGGCGGTCGGCGCGTTCGACGCGGTGGGCTCGGTGCTGGTGGTGGCGCTGATGATCGCCCCGCCGGCCGCCGCCTACCTGATCACCGACCGCCTGCCGCGGATGATGGCGCTCAGCGTGGCGATCGGGGTGGCGAGCGCGCTGGCGGGGTACTGGATGTCGTACCTGCTCGACGTCTCCATCGCCGGCTCCATGGCTACGTGCACCGGCGTCGCCTTCTTCCTGGCCTTCCTCCTCGCGCCGGAGCGCGGGGTGGTGGCGGTGGCGCGGCGCCGTGCCCGCCAGCGCTGGGAGTTCGCGCAGGCGATCCTCACGATCCACCTGCTGGACCACGAGGGCTCCCCGCAGGCCGCCGTGGAGAGCCGCGAGCGCCACCTCCACGAGCACCTGCGCTGGGCGCCCGACTTCGCCCGCGTCGTCGTGCGCCGCGCCGAAAGCGCCGGCCTCCTCACCCGCACCGGCGAGCACCTCGCCCTCACCGACGAAGGCCGCGCCTCCGCCCGCGAGACGATGGCCAACGTGTAG
- a CDS encoding metal ABC transporter permease translates to MDLLTDYTLRTVALGAAALGLTSGALGSFAVLRKQSLLGDAISHAALPGIALAFLLTGSKATPVLVAGAAVAGWLGTLAVMKITGATRVKEDSALGIVLSVFFGFGLVLLTYVQKQPDASQAGLDRFLFGQAATLLHRDVLLISGLGAAALLGAAIFWKEFKLLAFDPDYGASLGFPMRAVDVILTTLLVVSIVIGLQTVGVVLMSAMVVAPAAAARQWTDRMGRMVAVAGFFGALAGVSGAVLSSLTEHLPTGPTIVLCLTGLVVLSILFAPNRGVLWETVRDRRNRSRLHMDAVLGNLDDLARHHADPQHGHAAAVLEAMHPGAHSELREMEARGWARRTGRDEWAITPAGRGEAERRAGLRGEDDR, encoded by the coding sequence ATGGATCTTCTCACCGACTACACCCTTCGCACGGTCGCACTGGGCGCGGCGGCACTGGGGCTCACCAGCGGCGCGCTCGGTTCGTTCGCGGTGCTGCGCAAGCAGAGCCTGCTGGGCGACGCCATCTCGCACGCGGCGCTCCCCGGCATCGCGCTCGCCTTCCTCCTCACGGGGAGCAAGGCGACGCCGGTGCTGGTGGCGGGGGCCGCGGTGGCGGGGTGGTTGGGGACGCTGGCGGTGATGAAGATCACCGGCGCCACCCGCGTCAAGGAAGACAGCGCGCTGGGGATCGTCCTCTCCGTCTTCTTTGGATTCGGGTTGGTGCTGCTCACCTACGTGCAGAAGCAGCCCGACGCCAGCCAGGCCGGGCTCGACCGCTTCCTCTTTGGCCAGGCCGCCACCCTCCTGCACCGCGACGTCCTCCTCATCTCCGGGCTGGGGGCGGCGGCGCTGCTGGGGGCGGCGATCTTTTGGAAGGAGTTCAAGCTCCTCGCCTTCGACCCCGACTATGGCGCCTCGCTCGGCTTCCCCATGCGCGCGGTGGACGTGATCCTCACGACGCTCCTGGTCGTCTCCATCGTCATCGGCCTGCAGACGGTCGGAGTGGTGCTGATGAGCGCGATGGTGGTGGCGCCGGCAGCGGCGGCGCGGCAGTGGACCGACCGCATGGGGAGGATGGTGGCCGTCGCCGGGTTCTTTGGCGCTCTGGCGGGAGTGAGCGGCGCGGTGCTCAGCTCGCTCACGGAGCACCTCCCCACCGGGCCCACCATCGTCCTTTGCCTGACGGGGCTGGTGGTGCTCTCGATCCTCTTCGCCCCCAACCGCGGGGTGCTGTGGGAGACGGTGCGCGACCGCCGCAACCGCAGCCGCCTGCACATGGATGCCGTGCTCGGCAACCTGGACGACCTGGCCCGCCACCACGCCGACCCGCAGCACGGCCACGCCGCGGCGGTGCTGGAGGCGATGCACCCCGGCGCGCACAGCGAGCTGCGCGAGATGGAGGCGCGTGGGTGGGCGCGCCGCACGGGCAGGGACGAGTGGGCCATCACCCCCGCCGGCCGCGGCGAGGCGGAGCGGCGCGCGGGCCTGCGCGGGGAGGACGACCGATGA
- a CDS encoding metal ABC transporter ATP-binding protein produces the protein MTDGAKTLAIEVNDLTVAYRDKPVLWDVDLEVPQGVLMAIVGPNGAGKSTLIKAILGLVRTAAGQVCIHGRPYRQARGMVAYVPQRGSVDWDFPTSVLDVVMMGRYGALGWLRRPGKRERERAMDALRQVGMEAFAERQISQLSGGQQQRVFLARALVQDAELYLMDEPFQGVDAKTERAIVSVLQELRRAGKTVVVVHHDLETVPEYFDWVLLLNVRRIADGPVGEVFTEENLRQTYGGRLPFLTRNGGSPAGASLHAAD, from the coding sequence ATGACTGACGGCGCCAAGACGCTCGCCATCGAAGTCAACGACCTGACGGTGGCGTACCGAGACAAGCCCGTGCTGTGGGACGTGGACCTGGAGGTGCCGCAGGGCGTGCTGATGGCCATCGTCGGTCCCAACGGCGCCGGTAAGAGCACCCTGATCAAGGCGATCCTCGGCCTGGTGCGCACCGCCGCGGGCCAGGTGTGCATCCACGGCCGCCCCTACCGCCAGGCGCGCGGGATGGTGGCCTACGTCCCCCAGCGCGGAAGCGTGGACTGGGACTTCCCCACCTCCGTGCTGGACGTGGTGATGATGGGCCGCTACGGCGCCCTCGGCTGGCTGCGCCGCCCGGGGAAGCGCGAGCGCGAGCGCGCCATGGACGCCCTGCGCCAGGTGGGCATGGAGGCCTTTGCCGAGCGCCAGATCTCGCAGCTCTCGGGCGGGCAGCAGCAGCGCGTCTTCCTGGCCCGCGCCCTGGTGCAGGACGCCGAGCTCTACCTGATGGACGAGCCTTTCCAGGGCGTCGACGCCAAGACGGAGCGCGCCATCGTCTCCGTCCTCCAGGAGCTGCGCCGCGCCGGCAAGACGGTCGTCGTCGTGCACCACGACCTGGAAACGGTCCCGGAGTACTTCGACTGGGTCCTCCTGCTGAACGTGCGCCGCATCGCCGACGGACCGGTGGGTGAGGTCTTCACCGAGGAGAACCTGCGCCAGACGTATGGCGGGCGTCTGCCGTTCCTGACGCGCAACGGCGGCTCGCCGGCCGGGGCGTCGCTGCACGCGGCCGACTGA
- a CDS encoding zinc ABC transporter substrate-binding protein → MKLISLRFTAALSLAALMGTTACAPPEPASSQGRLNVVTTVGMIRDVVQNVGGEHVHATGLMGPGVDPHLYKASEGDVRRLFRADVVFYGGLHLEAKMAEVLEEMGGRTRVVAVTDGIPRDRLLAPAEFQGAYDPHVWFDVSMWEMTVDTIASTLAAADPANAAAYRRNAAAYHARLDSLDAYVRAQAERVPRPQRVLVTAHDAFNYFGRAYGFQVRGLQGISTASEAGTGDVQALAEFIARRRIPAVFVESSIPRRTIEAVQEAVRDRGWDVRIGGSLYSDAMGNPGTPEGTYDGMVRHNIDTLVGALLRGPGERND, encoded by the coding sequence GTGAAGCTGATCTCACTTCGCTTTACAGCCGCACTGTCATTGGCCGCCCTCATGGGGACGACGGCGTGCGCGCCTCCGGAGCCCGCCTCCAGCCAGGGCCGCCTCAACGTCGTCACCACCGTGGGGATGATCCGTGACGTCGTGCAGAACGTCGGCGGTGAGCACGTGCACGCGACGGGGCTCATGGGCCCGGGCGTGGACCCGCACCTGTACAAGGCGAGCGAGGGGGACGTGCGGCGGCTCTTCCGGGCGGATGTCGTCTTCTATGGCGGGCTGCACCTGGAGGCCAAGATGGCCGAGGTGCTGGAGGAGATGGGCGGCCGCACGCGCGTCGTTGCGGTCACCGACGGCATCCCGCGCGACCGGCTCCTGGCGCCGGCGGAGTTCCAGGGGGCGTACGATCCGCACGTCTGGTTCGACGTGAGCATGTGGGAGATGACGGTGGACACCATCGCCTCCACCCTGGCCGCCGCCGACCCCGCGAACGCCGCCGCCTACCGCCGCAATGCCGCGGCGTACCATGCGCGGCTGGACTCGCTGGATGCCTACGTGCGCGCGCAGGCGGAGCGGGTGCCGCGCCCACAGCGGGTGCTGGTGACGGCGCACGACGCCTTCAACTACTTCGGCCGCGCATACGGCTTCCAGGTGCGCGGGCTGCAGGGGATCAGCACCGCGTCGGAGGCGGGGACGGGCGACGTGCAGGCGCTGGCGGAGTTCATCGCGCGGCGGCGCATCCCGGCCGTCTTCGTGGAGTCGTCCATCCCGCGGCGCACCATCGAGGCGGTGCAGGAAGCGGTGCGCGACCGCGGCTGGGACGTGCGGATCGGCGGCTCGCTCTACTCGGACGCCATGGGCAATCCGGGAACCCCGGAGGGGACGTACGACGGAATGGTCCGCCACAACATCGACACCCTGGTGGGCGCGCTGCTGCGCGGTCCTGGAGAACGGAATGACTGA
- a CDS encoding CBS domain-containing protein — MARYGTEFYGSDYSGNRGRHPLYGQGGAPDRGLGYGRGGEYGTDNGWVTGTGPAGAQGGGGQTRGGNAGGQGQAKRGAERARDIMTENPEAVTPSTTLGEVARRMAELDVGILPVVDDPEVRRLRGVVTDRDLVVRGMARGLGDSATVAECMTPNVSTVNRNASVRQVMDVMRREQVRRVPVTDGEGRLVGIIAQADLAVHYAGLDPEREIEVEEVLERISEPGRARFRSGGYDRDHGAGIAGRVRGGLSEVQRGARQLLDRARDIID; from the coding sequence ATGGCTCGTTACGGCACAGAATTCTACGGAAGCGACTATTCCGGCAACCGCGGGCGCCACCCGCTCTACGGGCAGGGCGGAGCACCCGACCGGGGGCTCGGCTACGGTCGGGGCGGCGAGTACGGTACCGACAACGGCTGGGTGACCGGCACCGGTCCCGCCGGCGCGCAGGGCGGCGGAGGGCAGACGCGCGGCGGCAACGCGGGCGGGCAGGGGCAGGCCAAGCGCGGCGCCGAGCGCGCCCGCGACATCATGACCGAGAACCCCGAGGCCGTCACCCCCTCCACCACCCTCGGCGAGGTGGCGCGGCGCATGGCCGAGCTGGACGTCGGCATCCTTCCCGTGGTGGACGATCCGGAAGTGCGGCGGCTGCGCGGCGTGGTGACCGACCGCGACCTGGTGGTGCGCGGAATGGCGCGCGGGCTGGGCGACTCGGCCACGGTTGCGGAGTGCATGACCCCCAACGTCTCCACCGTCAACCGCAACGCCTCCGTGCGCCAGGTGATGGACGTCATGCGGCGCGAGCAGGTGCGGCGCGTGCCCGTGACCGACGGCGAGGGGCGCCTGGTGGGGATCATCGCCCAGGCCGACCTGGCGGTGCACTACGCCGGCCTCGATCCGGAACGCGAGATCGAGGTGGAGGAGGTGCTGGAGCGCATCTCCGAGCCCGGTCGTGCGCGCTTCCGCTCCGGGGGGTACGACCGGGACCACGGCGCGGGCATCGCCGGCCGCGTCCGCGGCGGGCTCTCGGAGGTGCAGCGCGGCGCCCGCCAGCTCCTGGACCGCGCCCGCGACATCATCGACTGA
- a CDS encoding S8 family serine peptidase: MTPEPPPRIRELLGDATGRGVRVGVIDTGWDRTLSDPRVLPGVGLTDPDDDFTLLRTDDDHDRLGHGTACADLILRLAPAATIVPIRVFGGQLETSPAALRAGIDWAAEESIPLVNLSLGTTLEHERAPLLAACARARRGGMLIVASSPNAGPATYPAAFDEVIGVDAGDFPSPWDFRHRPGALAECTAAGTNQRLRWLGGCEEVMSGPSFAAPHITGIVALILERRPGAGLEQVREVLGRAAV, translated from the coding sequence ATGACTCCCGAGCCCCCACCCCGGATCCGCGAGCTGCTGGGCGACGCCACGGGCCGCGGCGTCCGCGTCGGGGTGATCGACACCGGCTGGGACCGCACCCTCTCCGACCCGCGTGTCCTCCCCGGCGTGGGGCTCACCGACCCGGACGACGACTTCACCCTCCTGCGCACCGACGACGACCACGACCGCCTGGGCCACGGCACCGCCTGCGCGGACCTCATCCTGCGCCTGGCGCCCGCGGCCACCATCGTCCCCATCCGCGTCTTCGGCGGGCAGCTCGAGACCTCCCCGGCGGCGTTGCGGGCGGGGATCGATTGGGCCGCGGAGGAGTCGATCCCCCTCGTGAACCTGAGTCTCGGCACGACGCTGGAGCACGAGCGCGCCCCGCTCCTCGCCGCCTGCGCCCGCGCCCGCCGTGGCGGGATGCTGATCGTCGCTTCATCGCCCAACGCGGGGCCTGCCACCTACCCGGCCGCCTTCGACGAGGTCATCGGCGTGGACGCGGGCGACTTCCCCTCGCCGTGGGACTTCCGCCATCGCCCCGGCGCTCTCGCCGAGTGCACGGCGGCGGGGACGAATCAGCGCTTGCGGTGGCTGGGTGGGTGCGAGGAGGTGATGTCCGGCCCCTCGTTCGCGGCGCCGCACATCACCGGGATCGTGGCGCTGATCCTGGAGCGGCGTCCGGGGGCGGGGCTGGAGCAGGTGCGGGAGGTGCTGGGGAGGGCGGCGGTGTGA